Proteins encoded within one genomic window of Sphingosinicella ginsenosidimutans:
- a CDS encoding NAD(P)H-hydrate dehydratase: protein MKGRVILTAGEMRAAEARSIAAGTSVETLMERAGQAAAAAIRRFAGPMPALVLCGPGNNGGDGYVVARALAAAGQDVRVAATGEPKTAAASAARAAWGREVHALADVEPAPLLIDSLFGTGLTRGLLRDAAAELEALAGMARITAAIDLPSGISTDDGAILSPVPDCDLTVTFQTLKPAHLLQPAARHMGRIVVADIGIEAASDLHEIARPRLAAPGPESHKFTRGLVTVIAGGMAGAGALSAGAALRAGAGAVRLQAREPVHGVAAAIIQTPGDPLDRIDDKRIGALLLGPGLAPDDEGRALFEAAAGSGHPLVLDAGALRILADGAALPAAGPTAILTPHEGEFAALFGEDGGSKVERARAAAAKVGAVIVYKGPDTVVAAPDGRAAIHAATAHWLATAGAGDVLAGTIAAMRAAGMAAFEAACAGIWLHGRAAALAGPFLIADDLIAHLPAACAECL from the coding sequence ATGAAGGGACGCGTCATCCTGACGGCCGGGGAGATGCGCGCGGCCGAGGCGCGATCGATCGCCGCCGGGACGAGCGTCGAGACGCTGATGGAGCGCGCGGGCCAGGCCGCGGCGGCGGCGATTCGCCGCTTTGCCGGCCCGATGCCGGCGCTGGTCCTGTGCGGCCCCGGCAATAATGGCGGCGACGGCTATGTGGTCGCGCGCGCGCTCGCGGCTGCGGGGCAGGACGTTCGCGTCGCCGCGACCGGCGAGCCGAAGACGGCCGCCGCCAGCGCGGCGCGCGCGGCCTGGGGCCGGGAGGTCCATGCCCTCGCCGATGTCGAGCCGGCGCCGCTGCTGATCGATTCGCTGTTCGGGACGGGGCTCACCCGCGGGCTCCTGCGCGATGCCGCGGCAGAGCTCGAGGCGCTCGCCGGAATGGCGCGGATCACCGCCGCGATCGACCTGCCGAGCGGCATTTCGACCGACGACGGGGCGATCCTCTCGCCGGTGCCCGACTGCGATCTCACCGTCACCTTCCAGACGCTGAAGCCTGCCCATCTGCTCCAGCCCGCGGCGCGGCACATGGGCCGGATCGTCGTCGCCGACATCGGTATCGAGGCGGCCAGCGACCTCCACGAAATCGCACGCCCGCGCCTTGCCGCGCCGGGGCCGGAGTCGCACAAATTCACGCGCGGGCTCGTGACGGTGATCGCCGGCGGGATGGCCGGGGCCGGGGCGCTTTCCGCCGGCGCGGCGCTCCGGGCCGGGGCCGGGGCGGTGCGGCTCCAGGCGCGCGAGCCGGTCCACGGCGTCGCCGCGGCGATCATCCAGACCCCCGGCGATCCCCTCGACCGGATCGACGACAAAAGGATCGGCGCGCTGCTGCTCGGGCCCGGCCTCGCACCGGACGATGAAGGCCGCGCGCTTTTCGAGGCAGCGGCCGGATCGGGCCATCCGCTCGTCCTCGATGCCGGGGCGCTTCGCATCCTCGCCGACGGCGCCGCTCTGCCGGCGGCCGGGCCGACCGCCATCCTTACCCCGCATGAGGGCGAGTTCGCAGCGCTGTTCGGGGAGGACGGCGGGAGCAAGGTGGAGCGCGCCCGCGCCGCCGCGGCGAAGGTCGGGGCGGTGATCGTCTACAAGGGGCCGGACACCGTCGTTGCCGCGCCGGATGGCCGCGCGGCGATCCATGCGGCCACCGCCCATTGGCTCGCCACCGCCGGTGCGGGCGACGTGCTCGCCGGGACGATCGCCGCGATGCGCGCGGCCGGGATGGCGGCATTCGAGGCGGCCTGCGCCGGAATCTGGCTGCACGGGCGCGCTGCGGCGCTGGCCGGGCCGTTCCTGATCGCGGACGATCTGATCGCGCACCTTCCCGCCGCCTGCGCCGAATGCCTGTGA
- a CDS encoding class I SAM-dependent RNA methyltransferase, translating to MPVSDGDIVVRLAARGDGVTGDGRFVAGAAPGDRIAADGAILPGAHHQAPPCRHFPECGGCQLQHVDDAAYADYLKDRIASALAAQGLAPPEIRTPHLSPPRSRRRAQLKAAGGVIGFNAEGSHRIVDMRECHVLRPELFDLVAPLRRMLTGRAGAAMTLADQGVDLLLEGVSAEGLAQAEALTGFARTHRLARLSLDDGYGPQTMWEPEPVTATLGGVPVPLPHNAFLQATADGEAALVAAVREAVGEARLVADLFAGLGTFALSLRGRVYAAEGARDAVLALKSARREGLFVDHRDLFRRPLDAAELGRFEAVVLDPPRAGAKEQMPLLAVSPVPRIAYVSCNPATFARDARTLADAGCRLDWVQPVGQFRWSTHVELVGRFSRA from the coding sequence ATGCCTGTGAGCGATGGCGACATCGTCGTGCGCCTCGCCGCGCGCGGGGACGGGGTGACGGGCGACGGCCGGTTCGTCGCCGGCGCCGCGCCGGGCGACCGGATCGCGGCCGATGGCGCGATCCTGCCCGGGGCGCACCACCAGGCGCCGCCCTGCCGCCACTTCCCGGAGTGCGGCGGGTGCCAGCTCCAGCATGTCGACGACGCGGCCTATGCCGATTATCTGAAGGATCGCATCGCCTCCGCGCTCGCGGCACAGGGGCTCGCGCCGCCCGAAATCCGCACGCCCCATCTCTCGCCGCCGCGCAGCCGCCGCCGCGCGCAGCTCAAGGCCGCGGGCGGGGTGATCGGTTTCAACGCGGAGGGAAGCCACCGCATCGTCGACATGCGCGAATGCCATGTGCTGAGGCCCGAACTGTTCGATCTCGTCGCGCCGCTGCGCCGCATGCTCACCGGCCGCGCCGGCGCCGCGATGACGCTGGCGGACCAGGGCGTCGACTTGCTCCTCGAAGGCGTGTCCGCAGAGGGACTCGCCCAGGCCGAGGCGCTGACCGGTTTCGCCCGTACGCACCGGCTCGCCCGCCTCTCGCTCGACGACGGCTATGGGCCGCAGACGATGTGGGAGCCGGAGCCGGTCACCGCGACGCTCGGCGGCGTGCCGGTGCCGCTTCCGCACAATGCGTTTCTCCAGGCGACGGCGGACGGCGAGGCAGCGCTGGTCGCCGCGGTGCGCGAGGCAGTTGGCGAGGCGCGGCTCGTCGCCGATCTCTTCGCGGGCCTCGGCACCTTCGCCCTGTCGCTCCGCGGGCGCGTCTATGCCGCCGAGGGCGCCCGCGATGCGGTGCTTGCGCTCAAGAGCGCGCGGCGAGAGGGCCTGTTCGTCGATCATCGCGACCTGTTCCGCCGGCCGCTCGATGCGGCCGAACTGGGCCGGTTCGAAGCGGTCGTCCTCGATCCGCCGCGCGCCGGCGCGAAGGAGCAGATGCCGCTGCTGGCCGTCTCGCCGGTCCCCCGGATCGCCTATGTGTCGTGCAATCCCGCGACCTTCGCCCGCGATGCACGGACGCTCGCCGACGCCGGCTGCCGGCTCGACTGGGTGCAGCCGGTGGGCCAGTTCCGCTGGTCCACCCATGTCGAGCTGGTCGGCCGCTTTTCGCGCGCCTAG
- a CDS encoding L,D-transpeptidase family protein has translation MIRSYSWSLGTALAALMLGPAASTSAPAQVAEPMAAASAVTAPVATQAAERATVEVAPPVAAPPAPAPAPAVDGDMTARIEALNPGAFVWHPERATAGPIEIVVSIPRQIAYVYRGGQLIGATTVSTGRPGHRTPTGTFPILEKDRDHRSNRYNDAPMPFMQRLTWDGIALHAGAIPGHPASHGCVRLPLAFARELYSVTRVGAVVHITDEAPSAETALATARGVGMAIATSAPVPAAAMTGAMR, from the coding sequence ATGATCCGTTCCTATTCCTGGTCGCTGGGAACCGCCCTGGCCGCGCTGATGCTCGGCCCCGCCGCCAGCACCTCCGCCCCCGCCCAGGTCGCCGAGCCGATGGCGGCCGCCAGCGCCGTCACCGCCCCGGTTGCGACGCAGGCCGCCGAACGCGCCACCGTCGAGGTCGCGCCGCCCGTCGCCGCACCGCCGGCGCCCGCGCCCGCGCCCGCCGTCGACGGCGACATGACCGCACGGATCGAGGCGCTGAACCCCGGCGCCTTCGTCTGGCATCCCGAGCGGGCAACCGCCGGGCCGATCGAGATCGTCGTCTCGATCCCGCGCCAGATCGCCTATGTCTATCGCGGCGGGCAGCTGATCGGCGCGACGACCGTGTCGACCGGGCGCCCCGGCCACCGGACGCCGACCGGCACCTTCCCGATCCTCGAGAAGGACCGCGATCATCGTTCGAACCGCTACAATGACGCGCCGATGCCGTTCATGCAGCGGCTCACCTGGGACGGCATCGCCCTTCACGCCGGCGCGATCCCCGGCCATCCGGCGTCGCACGGCTGCGTCCGGCTCCCGCTCGCCTTTGCGCGCGAGCTCTATTCGGTGACGCGGGTCGGCGCGGTGGTCCACATCACCGACGAAGCCCCGTCGGCCGAGACCGCGCTGGCGACGGCGCGCGGGGTCGGCATGGCGATCGCCACCTCCGCGCCGGTGCCGGCCGCCGCGATGACCGGGGCGATGCGCTAG